One stretch of Halobacillus litoralis DNA includes these proteins:
- a CDS encoding MFS transporter, producing the protein MASIPLVMTLGNSMLIPVLPIFEKKVGITSFQSSTIITSYSVAAIILIPVAGYLSDRFGRKLIILPSLVLAFIGGLIAGFSSWKLDDPFLWITVGRILQGIGAAGATPIILPLVGDLYKDDDEKASSCLGIIETSNTFGKVLSPILGSLFAVFLWFLPFFSISFFSLISIVLVFFFIKVPKGKKEKPQPFKQFLKKTKEIFKQEGKWLYPVFLLGAYAMLVLFAVLFFMSDILEKTHNIEGVKKGFVLAIPLFTLCVSAFVTGKKIKGDTTVMKWVLVIALIMVSASVIFVGFVNEKLFLLLVVTSILGTAIGGMLPTLDALITEGIEKEERGTITSFYSSSRFMGVAAGPPLMSLLMKEYLNISYIASGALGGLLLLIVLVFIKPEKSGDQTRTA; encoded by the coding sequence ATGGCTTCGATTCCCCTTGTGATGACGCTCGGAAATTCCATGCTGATTCCGGTATTGCCGATTTTCGAGAAAAAGGTAGGCATCACATCTTTTCAATCAAGCACAATCATCACCAGCTATTCCGTAGCGGCCATTATCCTTATTCCTGTTGCCGGCTACTTATCCGATCGTTTCGGCAGAAAGTTAATCATCCTTCCGAGTCTAGTCCTTGCTTTCATTGGAGGGTTGATCGCGGGATTTTCTTCATGGAAATTGGATGATCCCTTTCTCTGGATTACGGTTGGACGAATTCTTCAAGGGATTGGCGCAGCCGGGGCGACCCCGATTATTCTGCCTCTCGTTGGAGATTTATATAAAGACGATGACGAAAAAGCGAGCTCCTGCCTTGGTATCATTGAAACATCAAATACGTTCGGGAAAGTTCTGAGTCCGATCCTGGGTTCTCTTTTTGCTGTGTTTTTATGGTTTTTGCCGTTCTTCTCGATTTCCTTTTTCAGTTTAATCTCCATTGTTCTCGTTTTCTTTTTTATAAAAGTTCCTAAAGGGAAAAAGGAGAAACCGCAGCCGTTCAAGCAATTTTTGAAAAAGACAAAAGAAATTTTCAAACAGGAAGGAAAATGGTTGTATCCGGTTTTTCTATTAGGGGCTTACGCCATGCTCGTTTTGTTTGCGGTGTTGTTCTTTATGTCAGATATCCTTGAGAAAACACATAACATTGAAGGTGTGAAGAAAGGATTCGTCCTTGCCATCCCACTGTTCACCTTATGTGTATCAGCCTTTGTGACTGGAAAGAAAATCAAAGGTGACACAACCGTCATGAAATGGGTGCTTGTCATTGCACTGATTATGGTATCAGCAAGCGTTATTTTTGTCGGTTTCGTCAATGAGAAGTTGTTTCTGCTTCTAGTTGTAACAAGTATATTAGGAACGGCGATCGGTGGAATGCTCCCGACCCTTGATGCCCTCATCACAGAAGGGATTGAAAAAGAAGAGCGTGGTACGATTACGTCTTTTTACAGTTCATCAAGATTCATGGGAGTAGCCGCAGGTCCTCCGTTGATGTCGCTGCTAATGAAAGAATATTTGAATATCAGTTATATCGCCAGCGGGGCCTTAGGTGGTCTTCTTCTATTGATTGTTCTCGTATTCATTAAGCCCGAAAAAAGCGGGGATCAAACCAGGACCGCATAA